One window from the genome of Sphaerotilus microaerophilus encodes:
- a CDS encoding OmpA family protein, whose product MSTPRTTHRVALAGSSLLATLLAACTWPGVEQDPPALPSRPDTATLGQRVAQLGFQSDAAFGVCTPPHCPSVTPKTLAAAAPAPVATEAVDQEPARRDRPAPSTPPASSAAADSTETLSGPVEAPVPPVVTPPPTPRRLTLLFGSNSADLTAAHRSQLKQALNELRRVDRLVISGRTDDQGSERLNQALAVSRALAIRRHLLALAPDLPARIEIDARGRCCYVAANTDEDGRARNRRVELLYTPPGVRS is encoded by the coding sequence ATGAGCACGCCACGGACCACCCACCGCGTCGCGCTGGCCGGCTCCTCGCTGCTCGCCACGCTGCTGGCAGCTTGCACATGGCCCGGCGTCGAACAGGACCCACCCGCCCTGCCCTCGCGGCCCGACACGGCCACGCTTGGCCAGCGCGTGGCCCAGCTGGGCTTCCAGAGCGATGCGGCCTTTGGGGTCTGCACGCCGCCCCATTGCCCCTCGGTCACGCCCAAGACCCTTGCGGCGGCAGCGCCAGCTCCCGTGGCGACGGAGGCGGTCGACCAGGAACCCGCCCGGCGGGACAGGCCCGCCCCATCGACACCGCCAGCAAGCAGCGCCGCAGCGGATTCAACCGAGACACTTTCGGGGCCCGTCGAAGCGCCGGTGCCACCCGTCGTCACGCCACCGCCCACACCCCGCCGGTTGACGCTGTTGTTCGGCTCGAACAGCGCCGACCTGACAGCGGCCCACCGAAGCCAACTGAAGCAGGCTCTCAACGAACTGCGTCGCGTGGACCGGCTGGTGATTTCCGGCCGCACGGACGACCAGGGCAGCGAGCGACTCAATCAGGCACTGGCTGTGAGCCGCGCCTTGGCCATCCGCCGTCACCTGCTGGCGCTGGCGCCGGACCTGCCGGCACGCATCGAGATCGATGCCCGTGGGCGCTGCTGCTACGTCGCGGCCAACACCGACGAAGACGGCCGGGCGCGCAACCGCCGCGTCGAGCTGCTCTACACGCCGCCCGGCGTCAGGTCCTGA
- the traL gene encoding type IV conjugative transfer system protein TraL has product MQADTYIPRRLDDQWKIGFWDVDVAAPVLFFVFVGYLAGTRIAFAASLGAGLLLSRAIARLKADKHPAFAIHWLYWHLPTSPLTAMSVTPPSHLRRMVG; this is encoded by the coding sequence ATGCAGGCCGACACCTACATCCCGCGCCGCCTGGACGACCAGTGGAAGATCGGCTTCTGGGACGTTGACGTCGCCGCCCCGGTGCTGTTCTTCGTCTTCGTCGGCTACTTAGCGGGCACACGCATCGCCTTCGCGGCCAGCCTGGGGGCGGGTCTGCTGCTGTCGCGCGCCATCGCCCGGCTCAAGGCGGACAAACACCCGGCCTTCGCCATCCACTGGCTGTACTGGCACCTGCCCACCAGCCCCTTGACGGCCATGTCGGTCACGCCGCCCTCGCACCTGCGGCGCATGGTCGGCTGA
- the traE gene encoding type IV conjugative transfer system protein TraE, translating to MDFHRLDGDLKELRRRNRSLAWGIGLLAAGQVVALLVILNLLGTTRTVVVPPSLNKSFWVTRDRASSEYLEQMGAFLAWLVLDVTPASIDWKKDLLLGYVEPAQYGALKTRQEVEAERLKRINAATLFAPQQLIASEDAQSVVVRGRLRTLVNGMETANESKSYRLEFGYAGARMHLLSFKEVGDAK from the coding sequence ATGGACTTCCATCGACTGGATGGTGACCTCAAGGAGCTGCGGCGCCGCAACCGCAGTCTGGCCTGGGGCATCGGCCTGCTCGCCGCCGGGCAGGTCGTGGCCCTGCTGGTGATCCTCAACCTGCTGGGCACGACGCGGACCGTGGTGGTCCCTCCCTCGCTCAACAAGAGCTTCTGGGTCACCCGGGACCGGGCCAGCAGCGAGTACCTGGAGCAGATGGGCGCTTTCCTGGCCTGGCTGGTGCTGGATGTGACCCCGGCGTCGATCGACTGGAAGAAGGATCTCCTGCTGGGCTACGTCGAGCCGGCACAGTACGGCGCGCTCAAGACCCGCCAGGAGGTCGAGGCCGAGCGCCTCAAGCGCATCAACGCGGCCACGCTGTTCGCACCCCAGCAGCTGATTGCCAGCGAGGACGCGCAGAGCGTGGTCGTGCGCGGCCGTCTGCGCACGCTGGTCAACGGGATGGAAACCGCGAACGAAAGCAAGTCCTACCGGCTGGAGTTCGGCTACGCAGGGGCACGCATGCACCTGCTGAGCTTCAAGGAGGTTGGTGATGCCAAGTGA
- a CDS encoding TraK domain-containing protein yields MPSDRTRARHWSHLTLLAPLFCAGSVQALQSIDARDGVATEALLSMKEPTRIRIEGHAITEVFGNLYASRCDSGAGSAASLAGSLGGWNDVDCARPLRGPGQPLRRAGGRVRSRQGRDLHPASE; encoded by the coding sequence ATGCCAAGTGATCGCACCCGGGCACGCCACTGGTCGCATCTGACGCTGCTCGCACCGCTGTTCTGCGCCGGCTCCGTGCAGGCCCTGCAGTCCATCGACGCCCGCGACGGCGTGGCCACCGAAGCCCTGCTGTCGATGAAGGAGCCCACGCGCATCCGCATCGAGGGCCATGCCATCACCGAGGTCTTCGGCAACCTCTACGCCAGCCGCTGCGATTCGGGCGCGGGATCGGCAGCGTCCCTCGCCGGCAGCCTGGGGGGGTGGAACGACGTCGACTGCGCCCGGCCTCTCCGCGGGCCCGGTCAACCCCTCCGGCGAGCTGGTGGTCGAGTGCGATCGAGACAAGGGCGAGATCTACATCCGGCCAGTGAGTAA
- a CDS encoding TraK domain-containing protein gives MVECDRDKGEIYIRPVSNGTKPINLFVSSAQATYTLLLRPADIPADTIVIRDRTTRSSSPRAPGAPEGPAPSHLRSMKALLVAMAGDRVPPDIRVEEVGRPVQLWAEARLFLARRFEGRDLVGEKYLLQNVSSQPSRISLDRAFNLASHIDGIWLARAPAFTVSRCTQCGCDHLAAIGTPLLTHAECPF, from the coding sequence GTGGTCGAGTGCGATCGAGACAAGGGCGAGATCTACATCCGGCCAGTGAGTAACGGCACCAAGCCGATCAACCTCTTCGTCTCGTCGGCCCAGGCCACCTACACCCTGCTGCTGCGCCCCGCCGACATCCCGGCCGACACCATCGTGATCCGCGACCGGACCACCCGGTCCAGCTCGCCACGTGCCCCGGGTGCCCCGGAAGGTCCGGCGCCAAGCCACTTGCGTTCGATGAAGGCGCTGCTGGTGGCGATGGCCGGCGACCGGGTGCCCCCTGACATCCGCGTCGAGGAGGTCGGCCGACCGGTGCAGCTCTGGGCAGAGGCCCGGCTTTTCCTCGCGCGGCGCTTCGAGGGGCGCGACCTGGTCGGCGAGAAGTACCTGCTCCAGAACGTCAGCAGCCAGCCCAGCCGCATCAGCCTGGACCGGGCCTTCAACCTCGCTTCCCACATCGACGGCATCTGGCTGGCCCGTGCCCCGGCATTCACCGTGAGCCGGTGTACCCAATGTGGCTGCGACCACCTCGCCGCGATCGGCACACCCCTGCTCACGCATGCCGAGTGTCCGTTCTGA
- a CDS encoding type II toxin-antitoxin system RelE/ParE family toxin: MSSPEKPRRIVLSPRARQDFIDILRYTGEHWGQGQLHTYRDKLNEALQTLAVNPLMGRRSGELPETHRLHRVGSHVIVDRNHDGTPAVVRVLHQRMQLAAHIQGS, encoded by the coding sequence ATGTCCTCCCCTGAGAAACCCCGCCGGATCGTCCTGTCGCCCAGGGCGCGGCAGGACTTCATCGACATCCTGCGCTACACCGGTGAGCATTGGGGCCAGGGGCAGTTGCACACCTATCGCGACAAGCTCAACGAGGCCCTGCAGACGCTCGCCGTGAATCCGCTGATGGGACGGCGCAGCGGCGAACTGCCCGAGACCCACCGCCTCCATCGGGTCGGCTCGCACGTCATCGTCGACCGTAACCACGACGGAACGCCGGCGGTCGTGCGCGTCCTGCATCAGCGCATGCAGCTGGCTGCGCACATACAGGGCAGCTGA
- a CDS encoding type II toxin-antitoxin system ParD family antitoxin, translating into MQGSAMTMHINLSPEMEIFIKGKVAGGFYGNATEVIRDAIRRMQAEDDRTRAWLAAIRAGDVELERGEGIPYTAKALDAITKAALAGMNSGQPMEPDVLP; encoded by the coding sequence ATGCAAGGTTCTGCCATGACGATGCACATCAATTTGTCTCCCGAGATGGAGATCTTCATCAAGGGCAAGGTCGCCGGCGGCTTCTACGGCAACGCGACCGAGGTCATTCGTGACGCCATCCGACGCATGCAGGCGGAGGACGACCGGACCCGGGCCTGGCTGGCTGCGATCCGTGCTGGCGATGTGGAGCTGGAGCGGGGCGAGGGCATCCCGTACACAGCCAAGGCCCTGGACGCCATCACCAAGGCGGCGCTGGCCGGCATGAACAGCGGCCAGCCGATGGAGCCCGATGTCCTCCCCTGA
- a CDS encoding type IV toxin-antitoxin system AbiEi family antitoxin domain-containing protein, with protein sequence MLADTHTQRVLDLASQKGLLRASDLVTIDAPRVVLTRLTAAGQLERVGRGLYRLPDAHGSEHEGLVTIATKVPQAVFCLLTALQFHELTTQLPRQVWIAMPRGSHAPRIDFPPIKMVQFTGEGYTAGVEEVVRDGAKLRVYGVAKTVVDCFKHRNKIGLDVALEALKDARAHRRASMDDLWHFAKICRVANVMRPYLESIG encoded by the coding sequence ATGCTCGCCGACACCCACACCCAGCGCGTGCTCGATCTGGCCAGCCAGAAAGGACTGCTGCGCGCCAGCGATCTGGTCACCATCGATGCGCCCCGGGTCGTCCTGACGCGCCTGACCGCCGCTGGCCAGCTGGAAAGGGTCGGCCGCGGGCTTTACCGGCTGCCAGACGCCCACGGGTCGGAGCATGAAGGCCTGGTCACCATCGCCACCAAGGTGCCGCAGGCCGTGTTCTGCCTGCTCACGGCACTGCAGTTCCACGAGCTGACGACCCAACTGCCCCGTCAGGTCTGGATCGCCATGCCACGGGGCAGTCATGCCCCCCGAATCGACTTTCCCCCCATCAAGATGGTGCAGTTCACGGGCGAAGGCTACACAGCAGGCGTCGAGGAAGTGGTCCGTGATGGCGCCAAGCTGCGGGTCTACGGCGTAGCCAAGACGGTGGTGGACTGCTTCAAACATCGCAACAAGATCGGCCTTGATGTGGCGCTGGAAGCCCTGAAGGACGCCCGGGCCCACCGCAGGGCCTCCATGGATGACCTCTGGCACTTCGCCAAGATCTGCCGCGTCGCCAATGTGATGCGCCCCTACCTGGAGAGCATCGGATGA
- a CDS encoding nucleotidyl transferase AbiEii/AbiGii toxin family protein — translation MTPAPKPASVATSVRARLLNVAKAQGVDFNQVLVRFALERILYRLAESQHAERFLLKGALLFTLWYDMPHRATRDADLLGFGASDLAAVAATFRDIAAIAVDDGMVFDPTSVTAEEIRKEAGYGGVRVIIAGELARARCKTQIDVGFGDDVTPAPVDSVYPVLLADLPAPRLRTYPAYTVIAEKLHAIALLGMTNSRLKDYFDLSVLLEREVLDTDLLARAIQATFERRGMAVPGTLPIGLSDEFSHDPSRQSLWLAFLKKNELAPSLLPAVVERLRSGLAPALKRAAD, via the coding sequence ATGACGCCTGCGCCGAAGCCGGCGTCTGTGGCCACCTCGGTCCGCGCTCGCCTGCTGAACGTTGCCAAGGCGCAGGGCGTCGACTTCAATCAGGTGCTGGTGCGCTTCGCCCTGGAACGCATCCTCTACCGCCTCGCCGAATCGCAGCACGCCGAGCGTTTTCTACTCAAGGGCGCGCTGCTGTTCACGCTCTGGTACGACATGCCGCACCGGGCCACGCGCGACGCCGACCTGCTCGGCTTCGGCGCCAGCGATCTGGCTGCCGTGGCCGCGACCTTCCGTGACATTGCCGCCATCGCCGTGGACGACGGCATGGTGTTCGACCCGACCTCGGTCACGGCCGAAGAGATCCGCAAAGAGGCCGGCTACGGTGGCGTGCGCGTGATCATCGCGGGAGAACTGGCCAGGGCACGGTGCAAGACGCAGATCGACGTTGGCTTTGGCGATGACGTGACTCCTGCGCCGGTCGATTCGGTGTATCCGGTTCTGCTGGCCGATCTGCCGGCGCCCCGACTTCGGACCTACCCCGCGTACACCGTCATCGCGGAAAAGCTCCACGCCATCGCCCTGCTGGGCATGACCAACAGCCGCCTGAAGGACTACTTCGATCTGTCGGTGCTGCTTGAGCGGGAAGTGCTGGACACCGACCTGCTGGCCCGCGCCATCCAGGCGACCTTCGAGCGGCGCGGCATGGCGGTACCCGGGACACTGCCGATCGGGCTGTCCGATGAGTTCTCGCACGATCCCTCACGGCAGTCCCTGTGGCTCGCGTTTCTCAAGAAGAACGAGCTGGCCCCCTCGCTCCTGCCGGCCGTCGTCGAGCGGCTGCGATCCGGCTTGGCCCCCGCGCTCAAGCGAGCGGCGGATTGA
- the mobH gene encoding MobH family relaxase — translation MTRLPAISVADLLAAESGWLSRIKLAYGAGTAGFERDLLPLVQRYARCVHFLPAAASGAFSRPGGLFQLGLQIAFFALQGTDSRIFAGQAHLSTRQALEPRWRLATFIGGLCSEWYRVADRITVRDPAGAGWPPLLSPLADWLAERQAPEFLLRWTAPRQGSRGLGLFLLPQVVPAELLQHLASGNDLVLPHLLASIGGVPVFPEHNVLDALVRRSLALCIERDDLATAGEADPGDAATHVIRELLDAMRQLARSDPAWVVNRDKSRLWWGADGAYLVWPGAAEDVRRELEAASLNGMPKSSESMAQVLVKSGAIEPSAQGTAIWSIQPPGTRSAVAAVRLNSPALLGLDGGGQAPLPTRLAPIESPPAPERPAPSSPSIPSASPPVEPPEPTAPAAGGMQLPLLQDEPEATVVPDTEPVAGGARPWSLDAPLRLNPSVRQAVVSVLNSVAMRPQVEAALLAAPAGGPLFVPLSALDGSGQAPAVVLRALRESGMLHIEPGSPPTVVRRIDGQAVPGLLLPTRFVRLGADTNANAEP, via the coding sequence GTGACCCGGCTGCCGGCCATCTCTGTGGCCGACCTCCTCGCCGCGGAGTCCGGCTGGCTGTCGCGCATCAAACTGGCCTACGGCGCCGGGACGGCAGGGTTCGAGCGCGACCTGCTGCCGCTGGTGCAGCGCTACGCACGTTGCGTCCACTTCCTGCCGGCCGCGGCCTCGGGGGCCTTCAGCCGGCCCGGCGGGCTGTTCCAGCTGGGGCTGCAGATCGCCTTCTTCGCGCTGCAGGGCACCGACTCGCGCATCTTCGCGGGGCAGGCCCACCTCTCGACCCGGCAGGCGCTGGAGCCCCGCTGGCGCCTGGCCACCTTCATCGGCGGGCTGTGCAGCGAGTGGTACCGGGTCGCCGACCGGATAACGGTGCGTGATCCCGCGGGCGCTGGCTGGCCGCCTCTGCTCAGTCCCCTGGCGGATTGGCTCGCCGAGCGGCAGGCGCCGGAGTTCCTGCTGCGATGGACGGCGCCCCGGCAGGGATCGCGGGGTCTCGGGTTGTTCCTGCTGCCCCAGGTGGTGCCGGCAGAGCTGCTGCAGCATCTGGCCAGCGGCAACGACCTCGTGCTGCCGCACCTGCTGGCCAGCATCGGCGGGGTGCCGGTGTTCCCGGAGCACAACGTGCTCGACGCCCTGGTGCGGCGGTCGCTGGCGCTGTGCATCGAGCGGGACGACTTGGCCACCGCCGGTGAGGCGGACCCCGGCGATGCGGCCACCCATGTCATACGCGAGCTGCTCGACGCCATGCGCCAGCTCGCCCGCTCGGACCCGGCCTGGGTGGTCAACCGGGACAAGTCGCGGCTGTGGTGGGGTGCCGATGGGGCGTACCTGGTCTGGCCCGGCGCCGCCGAAGACGTGCGCCGCGAGCTGGAGGCGGCCAGTCTCAACGGCATGCCGAAGTCCAGCGAATCCATGGCACAGGTGTTGGTGAAGTCCGGTGCGATCGAGCCATCGGCCCAGGGCACCGCGATCTGGTCGATCCAGCCTCCGGGTACGAGGTCGGCCGTGGCTGCTGTGCGGCTGAACTCACCCGCCCTACTGGGGCTGGACGGCGGGGGCCAGGCACCGCTACCAACCCGGCTGGCGCCGATTGAGAGCCCGCCCGCGCCAGAGCGCCCTGCCCCCAGTTCACCATCAATCCCCTCTGCCTCGCCCCCAGTGGAGCCGCCGGAGCCTACAGCGCCGGCCGCTGGCGGAATGCAGCTGCCGCTGCTGCAGGACGAGCCCGAGGCGACGGTGGTGCCCGACACCGAACCGGTAGCCGGGGGCGCTCGACCCTGGAGCCTCGATGCTCCGTTGCGCCTGAACCCCAGCGTCCGGCAGGCCGTTGTCTCCGTGCTCAATTCGGTGGCCATGCGGCCGCAGGTGGAGGCTGCCCTGTTGGCCGCGCCAGCCGGCGGTCCGCTCTTCGTGCCGCTGTCGGCCCTGGACGGCAGCGGGCAGGCGCCCGCCGTGGTCCTGCGCGCCCTCAGGGAGTCGGGGATGCTGCACATCGAACCGGGCAGTCCACCGACGGTCGTTCGCCGCATCGATGGACAGGCGGTCCCGGGGCTGTTGCTGCCGACGCGATTCGTTCGGCTCGGCGCCGACACCAACGCCAACGCCGAACCCTGA
- the traD gene encoding conjugative transfer system coupling protein TraD (Members of this protein family are the putative conjugative coupling factor, TraD, as the term is used for the SXT and TOL plasmid systems.): MLLRRYEMPWRPAYEGLAAVGWLAAGCYGLAAWILGQLPAELAGPLALWGGAMAALRLWQARQVLALRASLLGHGIEILGSREVARYCQDPGQVFLGFGFEWRPVHAQRLYELAKVDFREFTVSPRLARWLGHRAPVQPDAEVGLPYIHGVEPREVPLLRPLQNFEGGTLLVGTTQSGKGVALAHLITQAVRRGDVVVVIDPKNSHRLKRVVQQACADYREADTFLEFHPAFPDRGVRLDFTFNWQKPTEIASRIQSIMPPDTAGAFSAFGWDAVNVVVQGLIELEERPNLVKLTKYIEGGIEPVLEGSLKRFYARVLGADWRERPEMRRLLQDAQRGGMKRPSEAASADLMAYVAFYEHHVPQNQRHKVIDAQVRTFRHNREHYQKITANLLPILSMLTSGDLGRSLSPDPFDADDLRPIMNFEKIERAGHVLYMCLDSLPDPSVASAIGALALADQAARAGMRYNLGQYRRIALFVDEVANVINPPLIEILNKGAEGGIFTTCAMQTLADLARRLGSEDAARMALGNLNNLIALRTKDRPTQDFVVETFGKTAIHTLRIGLSQGSDTHLGDYSASRSTQITESFEERVPADVLGKLPNLQYFASVSGGRIIKGRFPILDPDREPSPSGSARAQ; this comes from the coding sequence ATGCTGCTGCGCCGCTACGAGATGCCCTGGCGCCCGGCCTACGAGGGTCTGGCCGCGGTGGGCTGGCTGGCCGCGGGGTGCTACGGCCTGGCTGCGTGGATCCTGGGCCAGCTGCCTGCTGAGCTCGCCGGACCTCTCGCCCTGTGGGGTGGGGCGATGGCCGCGCTTCGGCTCTGGCAGGCGCGCCAGGTGCTGGCGCTGCGCGCGTCGCTACTGGGGCATGGCATCGAGATCCTCGGCAGCCGGGAGGTGGCCCGCTATTGCCAGGACCCCGGCCAGGTCTTCCTGGGTTTCGGGTTCGAATGGCGGCCGGTACATGCCCAGCGGCTGTACGAGCTGGCGAAGGTCGATTTCCGCGAGTTCACGGTCTCCCCGCGTCTGGCGCGCTGGCTGGGACACCGCGCGCCCGTGCAGCCGGATGCGGAGGTGGGGCTGCCGTACATCCACGGCGTCGAACCCCGTGAAGTGCCACTGCTTCGGCCGCTGCAGAACTTCGAGGGTGGCACGCTGCTGGTGGGCACCACCCAGTCCGGCAAGGGGGTGGCACTGGCCCACCTGATCACCCAGGCGGTGCGCCGCGGCGACGTGGTGGTGGTGATCGACCCGAAGAACAGCCACCGCCTCAAGCGGGTCGTGCAGCAGGCCTGCGCCGATTACCGGGAGGCCGATACCTTCCTGGAGTTCCACCCGGCCTTCCCGGATCGGGGGGTGCGGCTGGACTTCACGTTCAACTGGCAGAAGCCCACTGAGATCGCCTCGCGCATCCAGTCGATCATGCCGCCCGACACGGCGGGGGCCTTCTCGGCGTTCGGGTGGGATGCGGTCAATGTGGTGGTGCAGGGCCTGATCGAGCTGGAGGAGCGGCCCAACCTGGTCAAGCTCACGAAGTACATCGAGGGCGGGATCGAGCCGGTGCTGGAGGGCTCGCTCAAGCGCTTCTATGCCCGCGTGCTGGGCGCCGACTGGCGCGAGCGCCCGGAGATGCGCCGGCTGCTGCAGGACGCCCAGCGCGGCGGCATGAAGCGCCCCTCCGAAGCGGCCAGTGCCGATCTGATGGCCTACGTGGCCTTCTACGAGCACCACGTTCCGCAGAACCAGCGCCACAAGGTGATCGACGCGCAGGTGCGCACCTTCCGGCACAACCGCGAGCACTACCAGAAGATCACGGCCAACCTGCTGCCCATTCTGTCGATGCTGACGTCGGGGGACCTGGGCCGCAGCCTGTCGCCCGATCCGTTTGATGCCGACGACCTGCGGCCGATCATGAACTTCGAGAAGATCGAGCGGGCCGGCCATGTGCTCTACATGTGCCTGGATTCGCTGCCCGATCCGTCCGTGGCCTCGGCCATCGGCGCGCTGGCGCTGGCCGATCAGGCGGCCCGCGCGGGCATGCGCTACAACCTGGGCCAGTACCGGCGCATTGCGCTGTTCGTGGACGAGGTGGCCAACGTGATCAACCCGCCACTGATCGAAATCCTGAACAAGGGCGCCGAGGGCGGGATCTTCACGACCTGCGCGATGCAGACGCTGGCCGACCTGGCGCGCCGCCTGGGCAGCGAGGACGCGGCACGCATGGCGCTGGGCAACCTGAACAACCTGATCGCGCTGCGCACCAAGGACCGGCCCACCCAGGACTTCGTGGTGGAGACCTTCGGCAAGACCGCCATCCACACACTGCGCATAGGCCTGAGCCAGGGCAGCGATACGCATCTGGGGGACTACTCCGCGAGCCGATCGACCCAGATCACCGAGAGCTTCGAGGAGAGGGTGCCGGCGGACGTGCTGGGCAAGCTGCCGAACCTGCAGTACTTCGCGTCGGTGTCGGGCGGGCGGATCATCAAGGGGCGTTTCCCGATCCTTGACCCGGACCGGGAGCCATCGCCAAGCGGTTCCGCGAGGGCGCAATGA
- a CDS encoding DUF4400 domain-containing protein — protein MAVFALSAWLVLVLYLPSATPAERFLAVMREEHQAVAALWGWARAEQILNRAARLQEATSNVTPIPSLVVAPPTEALPDAVGQEMAAVNLRLFHNRYFRAVDALFLLAAYRLAALLQWLPALAPFGLACLGDAWLQRQVRSRELRSGQPERFALLASGCIGLACAAALGLVWPGAINPLVWPAAAVLVAFSAVRAWGWFKG, from the coding sequence GTGGCCGTCTTCGCCCTGAGCGCCTGGCTGGTCCTGGTGCTCTACCTGCCGTCGGCCACGCCGGCCGAGCGGTTCCTGGCGGTGATGCGCGAGGAACACCAGGCCGTCGCAGCTCTGTGGGGCTGGGCGCGGGCCGAGCAGATTCTGAACCGAGCTGCCCGGCTGCAGGAAGCCACGAGCAACGTCACGCCGATCCCGTCACTGGTCGTGGCGCCACCAACCGAGGCACTCCCGGATGCGGTCGGGCAGGAGATGGCGGCGGTCAACCTGCGGCTCTTCCACAACCGGTACTTCCGGGCGGTCGATGCGCTGTTCCTGCTCGCCGCCTACCGGCTGGCGGCCTTGCTCCAGTGGCTACCGGCGCTGGCCCCCTTCGGTCTGGCCTGCCTGGGGGATGCCTGGCTGCAGCGCCAGGTGCGATCCCGCGAGCTGCGGAGTGGGCAACCGGAGCGCTTTGCGCTGCTGGCCAGCGGCTGCATCGGGTTGGCATGCGCGGCGGCGTTGGGATTGGTCTGGCCGGGTGCCATCAACCCGTTGGTGTGGCCGGCTGCGGCGGTGCTCGTCGCCTTCTCGGCGGTACGGGCTTGGGGGTGGTTCAAGGGGTGA
- a CDS encoding IS110 family transposase, with product MDLTPMHKRVIALDVHQAKITACAVVEHDDGRVEVTKRDFGAFRRDRRALAQWSLEIRPEVVVMESTGVYWKSPFAALEAVGIIAWVVNARHVKAVPGRKTDMADAQWLATLARAGLLRASFIPPVDLRQLRLVARQRQKLVGMCSAEKNRLHKVLVDAGMRINVVVSDIHGASARAMVKALIAGQAMYEVLDQKGRLRASRDELFEALSTEQFSAAHRFVAQEIMQHIEHIETRIARMDQYLLDGLRAWQPQLKLLQTLPGIDIQGAAMLLVEIGADMDVFGSAERLASWVGICPGNNESAGKRKTGRIRKGNAWVRRLLCEFAQAAARTRCALKAKFDALAIRKGHKKSIVALAHKMLRTVYAMLANGTHYQDKEVDYEALNVQRNAPRWLKMLRKHGFIATPTAT from the coding sequence ATGGATCTGACCCCGATGCACAAACGCGTGATCGCGCTGGACGTACACCAGGCCAAGATCACCGCCTGTGCGGTGGTCGAGCATGACGATGGCCGAGTGGAGGTCACCAAGCGCGACTTCGGAGCCTTCAGACGCGACCGCCGTGCCTTGGCGCAATGGTCGCTGGAGATTCGGCCCGAGGTGGTGGTGATGGAGAGCACGGGGGTGTACTGGAAGAGCCCGTTTGCGGCGCTGGAGGCGGTGGGCATCATCGCGTGGGTGGTCAACGCGCGCCATGTCAAAGCTGTGCCCGGGCGCAAGACCGACATGGCCGATGCGCAGTGGCTGGCCACGCTGGCGCGTGCGGGCCTGTTGCGCGCCTCGTTCATTCCACCGGTGGACTTGCGCCAGCTTCGTCTGGTGGCGCGTCAGCGGCAGAAGCTCGTGGGCATGTGCAGCGCCGAGAAGAACCGGCTGCACAAGGTGCTGGTAGATGCGGGCATGCGCATCAACGTGGTGGTCAGCGACATCCACGGTGCCAGTGCACGCGCCATGGTCAAGGCGCTCATTGCGGGCCAAGCCATGTACGAGGTGCTGGATCAAAAGGGGCGCCTTCGGGCCAGCCGGGACGAGTTGTTCGAGGCCCTGAGCACCGAGCAGTTCAGCGCCGCGCACCGCTTCGTGGCCCAGGAGATCATGCAGCACATCGAGCACATCGAGACCCGCATCGCCCGCATGGACCAATACCTGCTGGACGGACTGCGCGCCTGGCAGCCGCAGCTCAAGCTGCTGCAGACCTTGCCGGGTATCGACATCCAGGGCGCGGCGATGCTGCTGGTGGAGATCGGCGCGGACATGGACGTCTTCGGCAGTGCCGAGCGGCTGGCCAGCTGGGTGGGCATCTGCCCGGGCAACAACGAGAGCGCGGGCAAGCGCAAGACCGGGCGCATCCGCAAGGGCAACGCCTGGGTCAGAAGGCTGCTGTGCGAGTTCGCCCAGGCTGCAGCGCGTACCCGCTGCGCGCTCAAGGCCAAGTTCGACGCGCTGGCCATTCGCAAGGGACACAAGAAGTCCATCGTGGCGCTGGCCCACAAGATGCTGCGTACCGTCTACGCCATGTTGGCCAACGGCACCCACTACCAAGACAAGGAGGTCGACTACGAGGCCCTGAACGTCCAGCGCAACGCCCCGCGCTGGCTCAAAATGCTGCGCAAGCACGGCTTCATCGCCACCCCCACCGCCACCTGA